The Kocuria flava nucleotide sequence TCGAGGGCGTCGACGCCTCCGTGAACCTGGCCCTGGAGACCGCGACCGTCCACGCCCCCGAGGCCGTGAGCGACGAGGAGATCCTGCGCACCGTGGAGAACGCCGGGTACGGGGCCGTCCTGCAGGGCGGGTCCGCCCCGGGCGGCTCCGCCGGGCCCTCCGGCGCGGCCGGGGACGACGACGGCGGGGCGCGGCCCGGCCCCGACGCCATGGCCCGGGTGGCCGGGCGCGAGGCGTCCTCGCTGCGCTCCCCCGAGTCGCTGCGCCGCCGGCTCGTGGTCGCCGCCGCGCTGTCCGTGCCGGTGTTCGCGATCTCCATGGTCCCGGGGCTGCAGTTCCCGCACTGGGGCTGGGTGGTCGCGGTCCTGAGCCTGCCGGTCGTCACGTGGGCGGCCTGGCCCTTCCACCGCTCGGCGGCCGTCAACGCCCGGCACCTGACCTCCACCATGGACACCCTCGTCTCCATGGGCGTGTCCGCCGCCTACCTGTTCTCGCTGTGGAACCTGCTGCGCGACCCGGACATGACGGCCGGGGCGATGCTCGGCCACGCCATGGACATGAGCGGCCACCAGCTCTACTTCGAGACCGGCGCGCTCGTCACCGCGTTCCTGCTGCTCGGGCGCTGGCTCGAGGCCCGGGCCAAGGCCCGCTCCGGCGAGGCGCTGCGCGCCCTGCTGGAGCTCGGCGCGAAGGACGCGGTCGTGCTGCGCGACGGGCAGCAGGTGCGGGTGCCCGCGGAGGCCCTGCGCCCGGGCGACCGGATCCTGGTGCGCCCCGGGGAGAAGATCCCCACCGACGGCACGGTCCTCGAGGGCCGCTCCGCCGTGGACACCTCCCTGCTCACCGGCGAGTCCCTGCCGGTCGAGGTCGCCGAGGGGGACACGGTCACGGGCGCGACCGTCAACACCACCGGCCGGCTCGTGGTCGAGGCCACCCGCGTGGGCGCCGACACGACCCTGGCCCAGATGGGCCGGATGGTCTCCCGGGCCCAGGCGACCAAGGCCCCCGTGGCCCGGCTGGCCGACCGCATCTCCGGGGTCTTCGTCCCGGTCGTGCTCGTGCTCGCCCTGGCCACGCTCACCGGCTGGCTGCTGCTGACCGGGGACGTGCACGCCTCCTTCGTGGCCGCCGTCTCCGTGCTCGTCATCGCCTGCCCGTGCGCGCTGGGCCTGGCGACCCCCACGGCCCTGCTCACGGGCACGGGCCGCGGGGCCCAGCTGGGGATCCTCATCAAGAGCGCCGAGGTGCTCGAGGACACCCGCACCGTCGACACCGTGGTCCTCGACAAGACCGGCACCGTCACCAGCGGCCGGCTCGCCGTGGCCGCCGTGACCCCGCTCTCCGCGTGGTCGAAGGACCAGGTCCTGGACCTCGCGGCCTCCGTGGAGGACTCCTCCGAGCACCCGATCGCCCGCGCGATCGCGGCCGCGACCCCGCACCGCTTCCCCGTCTCCCGCTTCGTCTCCGCCCCCGGCGGCGGCGTGCGCGCCCACGTGGCCGACGGCATGCACTCGCGCTCCGTCGTCGTCGGGCGCACCACCTGGCTCGCGCAGAACGGGATCCGGCTCGACGACACCCAGCAGGAGGCCCTGCGCCGGGCGCAGGGCGGCGGGTTCACCACCGTCCTCGTGGCCGTGGACGGGGCGCTGGCCGGGTTCGTGGACCTCGCCGACACCGTCAAGGACGGTGCCCGCGAGGCCGTGGACCGCCTGCGGGAGCTCGGGCTGCGCCCGATGCTGCTGACCGGCGACAACGGGCCCGTGGCCCGGGCCGTGGCGGCCGAGGTCGGCATCCCCGCCGGGGACGTCGTCGCGGACGTCTCCCCGGAGGGCAAGGTCGCGGTGGTCCGGGACCTGCAGGACGAGGGCCGCGTGGTGGCCATGGTCGGCGACGGCGTCAACGACGCCGCGGCGCTCGCCCAGGCCGACCTCGGCGTGGCGATGGGCTCCGGCACGGACGCGGCCATCGAGGCCGCGGACCTCACGATCGTGCGCGACGACGTGCGGGCGGTGCCGACGGCGATCGCGCTCTCCCGCCGGACCCTGGCCGTGATCAAGTCCAACCTGTTCTGGGCGTTCGCCTACAACGTGGTGGCC carries:
- a CDS encoding heavy metal translocating P-type ATPase, yielding MTCSSCVARVEKKLGKLEGVDASVNLALETATVHAPEAVSDEEILRTVENAGYGAVLQGGSAPGGSAGPSGAAGDDDGGARPGPDAMARVAGREASSLRSPESLRRRLVVAAALSVPVFAISMVPGLQFPHWGWVVAVLSLPVVTWAAWPFHRSAAVNARHLTSTMDTLVSMGVSAAYLFSLWNLLRDPDMTAGAMLGHAMDMSGHQLYFETGALVTAFLLLGRWLEARAKARSGEALRALLELGAKDAVVLRDGQQVRVPAEALRPGDRILVRPGEKIPTDGTVLEGRSAVDTSLLTGESLPVEVAEGDTVTGATVNTTGRLVVEATRVGADTTLAQMGRMVSRAQATKAPVARLADRISGVFVPVVLVLALATLTGWLLLTGDVHASFVAAVSVLVIACPCALGLATPTALLTGTGRGAQLGILIKSAEVLEDTRTVDTVVLDKTGTVTSGRLAVAAVTPLSAWSKDQVLDLAASVEDSSEHPIARAIAAATPHRFPVSRFVSAPGGGVRAHVADGMHSRSVVVGRTTWLAQNGIRLDDTQQEALRRAQGGGFTTVLVAVDGALAGFVDLADTVKDGAREAVDRLRELGLRPMLLTGDNGPVARAVAAEVGIPAGDVVADVSPEGKVAVVRDLQDEGRVVAMVGDGVNDAAALAQADLGVAMGSGTDAAIEAADLTIVRDDVRAVPTAIALSRRTLAVIKSNLFWAFAYNVVAIPVAAAGLLNPVVAGAAMAFSSVFVVLNSLRLRGFGR